DNA from Flavobacterium aestivum:
GAAAAGATATAAAGATTAAAACCGCAAAAACTATAGGAAGTCCTAATCCACCTTTTCGAATAATGGCACCCAGTGGCGCTCCAATAAAAAACATTAGGAAGCAAGCGTAAACAATAACAAACTTATCGTACAATGACGAAAGATGTATGTTTATATTTTTCTTTTTGGCGTCAAGCTCTGTTTTAGTAGCATCAATAGAGTATAAGTTACTCTCTGCATTACTAGAAGCAGTGCTTAATATTTCGGCTTTTTGCTTATTGTTAAATAAAGACAACAGGTCTTTTACCAAAGGTTTATTTTTTTGAGGTGCTTTAGCCTTATTATCAGTCAAGTTACCAAGTCTTGTTGCACTATTTTCTGTAAAAGAAACAATATCCGTATTTCTGTTTTTGGTTAGTGAATCTAAGGTGTATCTTAAATCACTAACATTTAACATGTTATTGGTGTTTGATACACTTTCGTCTTTGGTATCTACTTTATTCAAATCGGATAAATCGATATTGATACAGTATTTTTTAAAGGAACTTTTGGCAAAAGGTAGTTTGTCGCGATCCTCATACTTTTTAGGAACAATATCTTGATAATAATAACCATCATTCAAAACCAATTGAAGAATGCTTCTTTTGTTACTACTAATCAGTTCTCCGTCTTTGGCTCTAATAACCGTTTTGCTACCGTCACCATTTTTGGATTTTTCATGTATAGTAATTCCAGTAAGGTGATTGCCGTTTTCTCCTGTCTTTTTATTTACCTTGATGTTATAAAGCCCCACATCGCTAAATTGCCCTTCGGTAATAGCAAGTGCTGGTTTGGCCTGAGCAATGTTTTTCCTGAAATTGATAAATCTAAATTCAGCATAAGGGATAACATTATTGGCAAATAAGAAGGCAATAATACTTAAAATTGCGATAGAAATGGTTAAACTCCTCATCGCTCTTTGCAACGAAATACCAGAAGATTTCATGGCGGCGAATTCATAATGTTCGGATAAGTTTCCAAAAGACATTATCGAGGCTAATAAGATAGAGAGGGGAAGAACCAACGGTATAATTCTTGGCATCGAAAAAGCCAAAAATTTAATAACCATTACAAAGTCTAAATCTTTCCCTGCCAATTCGGCAATAAATAGCCAAACGGTTTGCAGTATGAATACAAAAAAAAGAATTACAAATACCGTGGCAAATGTACCTAAGAATGTTTTTAATAAGTATTTATCTAGAATTTTCACTAATAATTAGTCTAATTTATTGATGTAGTACTTTGGGTATTTACTTTGAACAAAGGTAAATTGATTTTTTGGTAAAGGCAGATTTGTTTTAAAAGAATTCACGGTCAATGTCGTTTTAGTCCCCTTTTTATCAATTTCAATCACATTGTTGATGTTTTTCGTTTTAGAATCTATCCCAACCAATATTTCTTTTCTTTGATCTTTTGGGTTTGTTGGAATGAGTTTAACGTATTGAATTTTTTTACCATTTACATTCTGAATAATATCCATTGAAAATTTATAACCTTTATTAAAAAAAGTCAACATTTTTGAAGGTGTAATTGCTGAATCATCTTTTTCATTTACAGTAGAAATCGTGATTTCTTCATCTTCCGGAACAATAGTATAGGTCTTTTTACCATCAAAAATCTTCGTAATTCCCATGAAATTCAACGTATATTGATTTCCTTTCATGATAACAGTTCCTTTACTGTCTTGATTGATGTTTTCTTTGCTGTTGTTCAAAGAATATTTAAAATCAATTGTAATATTATCGTAGCTTTTTACTTTGGCGGTTACTTGATCCAGTAATTCTTTTGCTTTTTTGTCTTGACCTTGAGCCGAAAAACCAATAAAAAAGGCAAGTAAAATGCCAAATAATGGTTTCATTACTATTTTGTGTTGTAGTGTCATTCGATCTTTGTTTTGTTGTATTCTAAATTATTGTTTTGCTACATGTTATTGTAAACCCTATTCATTTACTTCGTCAATTCGCTAATGTTCGTGTGGGCGTGTCTCTATTTGGGAAAGAGGCTTACATACAGGCCGCTTATTCGCCCCTTTCCCAAATACAGCCGGGCTATACGCGCTACAAGGTAGCTAGCTTCTATCCCTCACGCTGTCTCGTATAAGTGAGATATTTGTTGCAAATGTAAAGATCAATAAATCAAAAGAATCTTAAAAAAAGCTAAAAAGTTAGAAGAATCTAAAGAAGAAATTAAATTTGCCAACTATTCGCTGTAGTTTAGAATCTAATTTTCATTATTAAAAAATTGATCCAGACCCGTCATATCCTGAATGTTTACAGTTCTGGCTTTACTTCCTTCAAATGGTCCCACAATTCCCGCAGCTTCCAGTTGGTCTATTAATCGACCGGCTCTGTTGTAGCCCAGTTTTAATTTTCTTTGTAATAATGAAGCCGATCCTTGTTGGGCATTCACTATTACTTCTGCAGCTTCTCTAAATAAGGTGTCTCTTTCGGAAATATCCATTTCTAGATTGATTCCGCCATCCTCACCAATAAATTCCGGAAGTAAATAGGCAGTTGCGTATGCTTTTTGTGCACCTATAAACTCTGTGATTTTCTCTACTTCTGGGGTGTCTACAAAAGCACATTGTACACGAACAATATCATTACCATTGGTGTATAGTAAATCTCCTCGCCCTATTAACTGATCTGCTCCTTGAGTATCCAAAATAGTTCTCGAATCTATTTTTGAGGTAACTCTAAACGCGATTCTTGCAGGGAAGTTGGCTTTGATTAAACCAGTAATTACGTTTACGGATGGTCTCTGTGTTGCAATAATCAAGTGAATACCAATGGCACGGGCCAATTGCGCCAAACGGGCAATAGGTACTTCGACTTCTTTACCAGCTGTCATAATCAAATCGGCAAACTCATCGACAACCAATACGATATATGGTAAAAAACGGTGACCGTTTTCTGGGTTTAATCTTCGGGCTTTAAATTTCTCATTGTATTCTTTGATGTTACGTACCATCGCATCTTTTAATAAAGAATAACGATTGTCCATTTCTGTACAAAGAGAGTTTAAAGTAGCAACAACCTTAGCATTATCAGTAATAATAGCATCTTCGGTATCCGGTAATTTGGCGAGATAATGTCTTTCTATTTTATTAAAAAGGGTTAGCTCTACTTTTTTAGGGTCGACCAATACAAACTTTACTTCTGCTGGATGTTTTTTGTACAAAAGCGAAGTTAAAACGGCATTCAAACCAACAGATTTTCCTTGTCCTGTAGCACCCGCCATCAATAGGTGAGGCATTTTAGCCAAATCAACTACGAAGGTTTCATTCGAAATTGTTTTTCCAAGAGCAATAGGTAATTCCATTTCGGCTTCTTGAAACTTGGCTGAACCAATTACACTTTTCATAGAAACCATAGTAGGATTCTTGTTAGGTACCTCAATACCAATTGTCCCTTTTCCTGGGATAGGAGCAATGATACGAATACCTAGAGCCGAAAGTGACAAGGCAATATCGTCTTCCAAACTTTTAATCTTAGAAATACGGATTCCTGCTTCTGGGACAATCTCATATAAAGTTACAGATGGTCCAACAGTTGCTTTAATCTGTGCAATTTCTATTTTGTAATTACGAAGTGTATCTACAATTCTATTTTTGTTCTCTTCTAATTCTTCCTGATTGATGGTAATACCGCCAGTCGAATATTCTTTTAATAAATCGATGGTTGGGTATTTGTAATTGGATAAATCCAAAGTTGGGTCGAATAATCCAAAATTTGATACTAATCGGGAAGCCAAGTTGTCTTCGATAATATCTTCTTCTACCGCCTTTTCTATAACGAAGGCCTCTTCTTTGACAGGCGCTTCAGTTTTTATAGGTGCCTCAGGTGGAAGAACTTCCATGGTTACTGGTTTGATTGTAGGTTCTAAATTAATTTCAGAAGCGTTTGAAATGGTTGGTTTTAATGCTTCTTTATTTATTTCGAATTGTGAACCGGTAGATTTTATATGAATATCATCTAATTCATCTTCAGGTTCTTCTACTGCAAATTCCTCTAAATTATAGGCACTGTCATTTGTGGAAAGTACAGGGCTTGGAGCCATGTCTTCTTTGATTTCTTTTTTAGTATTCTCGAAAAATGATTGTATTTTTTCTGGAGATACTTGAAGCTTAAAAATGATGTAAATAATTAAACCAAAAACTAATACTAAGAAAGTTCCGGTTTTTCCAATGTAATCTTGAGAAAATATATTCAGTTCATATCCTATTGTTCCGCCTAATTCTGGTAATGAAGTGGCAAAAAAACCAAATAATACAGATAGAATTATGATTACGAATAAGTCCCAGAACCAAATTGCTTTTAGTTTTTTGATCGAAAGACTCAATACTAAATACATTCCGGTAAGGAAAAATAAACGTACGAATATAAATGAGGCAATTCCAAAACCTTTGTATATCATTAAATCGGCTAGGTACGCACCAAATTTTCCTAACCAGTTTT
Protein-coding regions in this window:
- a CDS encoding LolA family protein, which produces MKPLFGILLAFFIGFSAQGQDKKAKELLDQVTAKVKSYDNITIDFKYSLNNSKENINQDSKGTVIMKGNQYTLNFMGITKIFDGKKTYTIVPEDEEITISTVNEKDDSAITPSKMLTFFNKGYKFSMDIIQNVNGKKIQYVKLIPTNPKDQRKEILVGIDSKTKNINNVIEIDKKGTKTTLTVNSFKTNLPLPKNQFTFVQSKYPKYYINKLD
- a CDS encoding DNA translocase FtsK; translation: MAKTTKKEPSDKKNASEPKEKKSWGLSKQHKIVLGFLLVLFSVALLVAFVSFFIYGQVDQSAVSELTDRNEVVQNWLGKFGAYLADLMIYKGFGIASFIFVRLFFLTGMYLVLSLSIKKLKAIWFWDLFVIIILSVLFGFFATSLPELGGTIGYELNIFSQDYIGKTGTFLVLVFGLIIYIIFKLQVSPEKIQSFFENTKKEIKEDMAPSPVLSTNDSAYNLEEFAVEEPEDELDDIHIKSTGSQFEINKEALKPTISNASEINLEPTIKPVTMEVLPPEAPIKTEAPVKEEAFVIEKAVEEDIIEDNLASRLVSNFGLFDPTLDLSNYKYPTIDLLKEYSTGGITINQEELEENKNRIVDTLRNYKIEIAQIKATVGPSVTLYEIVPEAGIRISKIKSLEDDIALSLSALGIRIIAPIPGKGTIGIEVPNKNPTMVSMKSVIGSAKFQEAEMELPIALGKTISNETFVVDLAKMPHLLMAGATGQGKSVGLNAVLTSLLYKKHPAEVKFVLVDPKKVELTLFNKIERHYLAKLPDTEDAIITDNAKVVATLNSLCTEMDNRYSLLKDAMVRNIKEYNEKFKARRLNPENGHRFLPYIVLVVDEFADLIMTAGKEVEVPIARLAQLARAIGIHLIIATQRPSVNVITGLIKANFPARIAFRVTSKIDSRTILDTQGADQLIGRGDLLYTNGNDIVRVQCAFVDTPEVEKITEFIGAQKAYATAYLLPEFIGEDGGINLEMDISERDTLFREAAEVIVNAQQGSASLLQRKLKLGYNRAGRLIDQLEAAGIVGPFEGSKARTVNIQDMTGLDQFFNNEN
- a CDS encoding LptF/LptG family permease → MKILDKYLLKTFLGTFATVFVILFFVFILQTVWLFIAELAGKDLDFVMVIKFLAFSMPRIIPLVLPLSILLASIMSFGNLSEHYEFAAMKSSGISLQRAMRSLTISIAILSIIAFLFANNVIPYAEFRFINFRKNIAQAKPALAITEGQFSDVGLYNIKVNKKTGENGNHLTGITIHEKSKNGDGSKTVIRAKDGELISSNKRSILQLVLNDGYYYQDIVPKKYEDRDKLPFAKSSFKKYCINIDLSDLNKVDTKDESVSNTNNMLNVSDLRYTLDSLTKNRNTDIVSFTENSATRLGNLTDNKAKAPQKNKPLVKDLLSLFNNKQKAEILSTASSNAESNLYSIDATKTELDAKKKNINIHLSSLYDKFVIVYACFLMFFIGAPLGAIIRKGGLGLPIVFAVLIFISFHFINTFGKRIAQEDGMTPFFGSWMSSMILTPLAVLLTYRATNDIGLINIDVILTPIQKVFQNFFQKIIPSQNK